From the Candidatus Stygibacter australis genome, the window ACTTAAATATCTAATAAGTAGAAACATTTTGATGGCAGTAGGAACCAGCAACTCGATGGAACTAACAAAATCTGTATTAAAAAATAATCAGGTTTATGATTACTTTAAGATTGTTATATCCGGTGACACGCACCTGCGGGGTAAACCCTTTCCTGATATATTTTGCGAAGCTGCCAAAGAGTTGGGCTTTTCTCCCAGTGAAGTGATAGTTATTGAAGATACCCTGGTGGGAGTGATGTCTGCCAAAGCAGCCGGAATGAAAGTGATAGCCATAAAAGATGCTGATTCTATTAAGGACTGGCAAAAAATAAAGCATGAAGCAGATCATGTAGTAAATAATTTTACGGAAATCCTGTTATATTTACAAGGAAGCGAGAGGTGAGTATGATGAAAAAAAGTACAATTTTCTTTATTGTCCTGATTCTTATTACTGGCGTGTGCCAGGGAATGTCTTTGCATAAACCGGTTCCACCGGAAATCAGATACCAGAAATGGAAAAATGACTTTGAAAATGCGGGTAGAGACAGCGTAACGGTTAGCTTTCGGATTCAATCTGAAGCCAGAAAAATTCTCAAAAAAAGTGAAGAACCAGATGAAAGATATTATGCCATTCTGGGCTTACAACTGGCAGAAGCTGATACCAGTGAAACCAATCCACTTATGCAGGAGATAATCAGGAATTTTCCGGCATCCAAAGCCTGCTTTGAGTTTGCCCAGACAGAGTTTTACGATCTTATCTATCCCGTCTGGAACGATGATCATGAAAAGATCATTATCATAGAAGAATTGCTGCTGAAATATCCTTCTACTCCCTGGAGAAGAACAATGTATCAATATCTCTGCTATTCTCTGGCAAATGTGGGAGATTCCGAGATGCTTAAGCAATATCTGCAGGACTGGCGTGAAGCTTTCCCCTGGGATTACCTGCCCTGGTATGTTTCTGCTGCTAATTATCAATTGATGGAAGAAGAATCAGCTTCCTCACTGCAATTTGCCCAAAAGGCATATCAGCTAAGCCTTTCAGCTATTAAACCGCAATTCTTCCCCGAACAGGAATGGCTGCTCGAAAAAAGATCAGCTAAAATCCTCGCTGCCTACTCTCTGAGTAATATTTATATAGAATACCAAAACTACACTATTGCAGATTCCATATTAACTGATGCAATTGAGAATAACCAGCTCGGTATTGATGATGAAACTACCACTTGCAGGCTTCATTATGCTCTGGCTAAGTCGTATGCTGACCGAAACCTGAATGACAAGGCTGTAATTCAATGCTGTGAAGCTCTTAATGAGGGTGACAGCAGAAACAGGTACTCACCCATGGCAGATAGTCTTCTATTAAACCTTACCGAAAATAAATCTACTTTGCAAACAAGCAGAAAACAAACCCAATACCAGGATGTTACATTTACTGATGCCACTGCAAAAATGGGATTAGAGAATGTTAGTGGAAACCGCATTGCCTGGGGTGACTTTAATAATGACGGCTGGGAAGATTTTCTTTTAAGCGGCAGCAGACTTTTCCAGAACCAGAAAGGCAAAAAATTCATCGATGTAACTAAGGACGTATTTGCTGAGAAAGTTACTTTTGGTGGAGCTCTCTGGGGTGATGTGGATAATGATGGTGATCTGGATATCATCACCAAAGATCCTGAGAATATCTGGATCAATACTGATCAGCATTTTTACCGTTTTCAACGTCCTTCAGATTTCGTTGATAATGAAGTATCTTCCGAAGGTATGGCTGTTGCTGATCTCAATCAGGATGGATACCTTGATATATATTTGGCGAATTATGAAGGTAATAACGAATTTTTCACTGACCAGCTATTCTACGGGTTCGGAAATGGCAGTTTCAATGAGACCACTTATAAAGCAGGAGCCATCGCAGCAAAAGATAAAGCCCTGGCAGGCAGGGGAGTAAATATTGGAGATTTCAATAATGATCGTCTTCCTGATATTTTTGTCAGTAACTATCGCTTGAATCCTAATCTGATGTTCGTTAATCAGGGAAATGGTACTTTCAAGGAAAAAGCTGAATATTTAGGTATTGCCGGTGAAGAAATTGAAGACTGGTGGGGTCATACGATCGGCAGCGAATGGGGTGATATAGATAATGACGGTGATTTTGATCTGATCACCTGCAACCTGGCCCATCCTCGTTATATTGACTTCTCTAATAAAACTAAGCTCTATATCAATAGTGGTTATCCGGATTTTACTTTCCAGGATATCAGGGCTGATGCCGGGATCAGATATGAAGAAACTAACTCAGAGCCTGCCTTTGGTGATCTGGATAATGACGGATACCTTGACCTTTATATCACTGACGTATATGAAGGACGTCGTTCATTTCTTTATATGAGTAATGGTGATTATACTTTCCGCGATGTAACCTGGTTTTCAGGTACCCGCCACTTTAATGGCTGGGGAGTTGCATATTGTGATTATGACAAAGATGGCGATCTTGATATGCTGGTTGCTGGCGGAAATATCCAGCTATTTCGTAATGATACTAAAAATGAAAATAACTGGCTGCAGATTGGAATACAGCCGGAACGTGGTAAAAATATTATCGGAACACGCATTACCATATCTGGACGTGATCTGATCCTTACTCGTGAAATCCAGGGTGGTAAAGGTACCACGAATCAACATTCCTTAATCCAGCACTTTGGCTTGGGTAACCGGAAATCTGGTTTAACTCTCACAGTAGAATTCCCCTCAGGAAGGATCATGGAGACTATTATTAAAGATATTAACTGCCGATATACTATTAAAGAGGGTAAATGAAGTATAAAATAAAAAGCAAAAAACTATTAATTGATGAGTATTTTAAAGTAGAGAAAGTAAATGTTGAATTTGATCAGCATTACTCTGATCAACAGGTAGAAGTGCAAAGATTTAACCTGATCAGAGGTTATGCTGTTGCTCCTCTTATATATCATCGTGAAAAAAAAGCATTTATTATGGTGAGACAGTTTCGCTATTCAACCGCAGAAGCCGGTCATCCCTGGCTGATGGAAATCCCTGCAGGTCTGGTGGAAAAGGACGAAGACCCAATGGTAGCAGTCAAGCGAGAAACCATTGAGGAAACGGGTTATAAAGTAGATCAATTTGAAGAGATCTCCCGCTTCTTTGTAGCTCCCGGCTGCACTGATGAACAGATCATATTATATTACGCAGAAGTTACTGAATCAGATAGAATTTCAGCAGGTGGTGGCGTTCCTGAAGAGAATGAGGACATTAAACTTATTTTCATGCCTGTAGAAGATATCCGGTCATCTATTGATCAGGGTAAAATCCTGGATGCCAAAGCTATTATCGCCTTCTACTGGTTTCTGCAACATAAAATGTAAAGTTACCCTGACTCCCCTATTTTAGATATATAAGTCCTATTCTTCCTATAAGACCTATACCTTTCATATGGTTTTAATCTTCCTGAGGGTTGGCGAGGGAAAGTGAGTCTATAACTCTTCCGAGTTTTAGACTAAAAACAGCTGCCGTGACGAAGGTGAAGGCTGCGAGTATGAATACTGCCTGATAGTTGAAAACTTTCATAACAATGAAGCCTATAAGAGGTCCAAAGATCGCCCTTACTCCTGTGAGAGTAACATGAACACTCTGGAACATGGGTGCTTCCTCGGGACCTGCAAAATAGATGGAACCAATATTCCATGATACATAAATACCTGCCATGGCAATTCCATTGAAGAGAAAAGCAAACATTACCAGATATGGTGCATATATCCAGGAAGTATAAAAACTGGTAACGAAAAGTGCCAGAGGATATAGTGCCAGAGCAAAATAAGAAATACCGGCAAATTTACCGGGATTGATCAGATCAGAAAGCTTACCGGCAAGTGGTGCCAGAAAGAGAATTCCTAACTTGGCGATCACACTTTTAGAAATGAACATCTGCGAATAATTCATGCCCACAGCATCAACCATAAATTTGGGGATAACCGGCAATATCATCATAAAGGCAAGCCCATAAATAAAATAATTGATCTCAAAACGTCGGAAAAGAGGATTATCTTTTAGTACTTCGATGCTGCGGCGAATGGGACCTAAGAGGAATTCATTTAAATTAATTGGTTTTAGATTAGCAGGAACCTGTTTGGTGATCTTAGTCTGAGCAAAGAACAGAGATGAGAGTAAGCCAAAAATACCAATAAGAGCAAAAATATGCCGAAACCAGTCTTCATTAATATCCAGAAGATAACCCGCCAGCCAGGCGAAAACTACCACAACAGCATTCTCAACGCTGGCAGCAATGCCAAAAAGCCTGCCTCGATTTTTCAGTCCAAATCCATAACGGTAGAGTGTACTTTGAGCTGGACTTTGCATGGAATTGAAACCAAAAAATATCAGCATGATCAAAAGGTAGCTCCACCAGTTATGCACCCAGAACATAAAAATGAGAACCAGTCTGCCGCAGAATCCCATAATATAATAATATCGAGAGATACTTGCTGAGCGTTCCATCAGCTTCCCCCACCAGATAGAGAGCAGATTGGAAAGTGGCCAGATCATCACCAGCAAAGTAACCTGCCAGTCAGCAGCATTAAGAGCTTTTTTTGCTACAATCTCCTGAAACTGGTAGGAAGCACTCACAAACCCACGAAAGAAAACAGCGAGCAGGATCATTGTGAAAGCATAACGCTCCTGTTGCGTTAATTTCATCAGCATTCCTTGGCATTACTTGGGGAATTCCCCTTTAACCAGTGGTAAATTACGGATAAATTTGTAAAGCGATTTGTTGAAGCTGTTGTTAGGTAAAATAGTTTACATCATGTACAAATAATTTACAGTGTCTAAAGCAATTTAAATTGGATAGAAATCAAAAACAATTGTTATGTATCATAAGAAAGTGATTAATAAATATATTAAAATGGAATAGATTATGCTTATTTTTTAGTTATACTAAATTAATGAAATGTGAATAGATTCTGTATATAGAGAAAGGAGTTCAAAATGAAACTATATATCTTAATTATCGTGTTATTTGTAAGCTCATTATTATTTGCCCAGATTAGATGGGTTGAAGATTGTCAATTAACTGAAAGTCGTTATGAATTCTGGCGTGACAGCGTGAATGGAACTGAGGTAAGTTATTATTGCTGGGCAGAGGAATGTGATACTGGCTATCAAATCAAAGTTCAAGGAGTAGATATCAATCAGGAATACGTCTGGTCTGAGCCGGTTATACAAAATGCTGGACCAGAATTTCCAGATGAAGCCATACTCACTTTGGATAATGCAGACAATATCTATCTCTACTGGTATGATAATGCCCATCCTGACAGTTTGATCAGTAAATATGTGCAGAAGATATCAAACACAGGAGAACTAATGTGGGGAGATGCTGGTCAACAAATAGATCTTGACTCATATAATAATGTAGATATCCTCAGTGATAATGCAGGCGGATTATATATTCAGCTACATTCAAAATTCTGGCATATTGATGAGACAGGAACAATAATTGCAGACTGGGAAGATGGTCTTGAACTGGGTCAACACATGGGGTTTGCCAGTGTAGTAACCGACAGTGGTAGTCTGGCAATATTAAAAAAAGTAGATGATGTTGAGCTACCGGGCAGATATTTTCAAATAGTAGATGGAGATGGAATTGAACTTTATCCAGGAGATGGACTGTATTGTGGAGAATATTCATACGGTTATGCTGATCTTTTCGGAATAGACGATGAATTTATGTTAGCCTGGGTAAACAACGATACGATATTCTGCAATAAATTATTAAGTAATGGAGAATTTCTTTATTCCGAGCCACAGATACTGGGAGAAGCCGGAGATGGAGAACATTACTACGATATACTGAATCAGGGGGAATACTATTATTTATGCCTTAATAATGACGATCAGAATACAATCCGAGTGGACAAATATGATGATACCTGGCAATTATCAGCGACCGGCAGTGAATTGACTTACATTTATAATATGCGATATGTGCAGGTAAAACCAGATGGCAATATTCTACTTCTGGTACTTGATCCGGAATATCTGGAAAATCTGATCTTAGTTGAATATAATGAATCAGGAGAGCTGATAAGTCCTGAAATTGGTTGGCTGGAAATAATGAATAATTATCAAAATTATAGTATCAGAGGAGATCAGCAGGGGAACTGCTATATAATCGACACCGTACTGGATGAGAATGATCAGGAAGGATTTTCTGTGCAGATATTAAATAATGATAGTGAATTGGTCTTTGCTGATAATGGATTATTGTTCTGTCAAAATAAGTATATCTATCCTATGGAAAGCCAGATAATTCTTTTAGAAAATAAAACAGCGATCTTCTGGATAGAAGCCACAAATTATTCTTCCCGGATAATGATCCAGTATGTAGATGATGAGGGAAACACATTATTACCTGATGATGGGTTGCAATTGCTATATAATAATGATTATCAGTCCTATTTTGAATATATTTATGGGGATGAAGTAAGCATAATGGTTAAAGAAACCGGAAGGGCTGGCTGGCTTGATGATGAATACACGCATTTTCATAATATCAAACTTGATGAAGAACCCTGGTTGGAGTGGGGAGAAACCGGACTCAACTGGGAAGGAGCAGAAATTTCAGGAGATTTGCACGCGTTAAGGCATAATGAAGACAGTATCCTTTTTTACTGGCAAAATCGTCATGAACAAACCAGGGCTCAATTGATAGAAGATGGAGAATTTATGCTGCCAGAGGATTATTCATTAGGAATTGATTATGGCACAATACTATCAATAACCGATAATTATTGTACATATAGTCATGGAAGTGATATCCTGCTTACCCGTTGGGATGATGATTTTGAGCCGGTGTGGGATACCCCCGTCTGGCTTACAGGTGTGGGTTATTATGATGGAGCTTCCTATGAATATATACAGGGTGAAAACCTGGTGAAATACTGGGTGAGCTATGAAGGCAGCCAGATGCAGGAATATAGCTGGAGAATAAAAAAGCAGATCATCAGCAGTGATGGTGAAAAACTTCTGGGTGTTTATGCTCCTATGATGCTTGATAATGGAGATGTTAAGATCAGGGATTTTTTCCAGGTAGAAGAACCTGAGCAGATCGGTGTAGTTTGCGGGAATGAATATGAATTACTTTTGAAATACATGTCAATGTCTGGTGAACTTATCAGTGATGAATATATTACTTTTGATGAACTTGAAGGTAGAGCGTTTACGGATATTTATACTCAGCAATCAATGTTGTTTATTAAAACTCAGTTCAATGAAGACCGCTCTACTATGTCAGGAATATGTGTATATGATTTAGAAGGTAATAGCATTGATGGCTTGCCAGGGGCTGAATTTGGGATTCCCTCAGAATACTTTTTTGACCTGCGCAGTGATGATAACGGGATTTATTATTGCTGGAGAACCCTGCATCTGCAGGAGGAATATTATATCCAAGATGGTGGCTATGACGCCTATGCTCAGATGATCAACTTACCAAACAATGGGAACACTAATGAACAATTGCCGTCAGTAAACTCAGGACTGATAATCTACCCTAATCCCTTTAACCCTGAAGTGAATATCTGTTGGCAGCTTACTGAGATAAATGATGAGAGCAGCCTCAGTATCTTTAATATAAAAGGTCAGAAAGTACGGGAATATAATGTAAACACTAAAGCCGGTCAGATAACCTGGGATGGTAAAGATGCAAGCCAGCAGCAATGCGCCAGTGGAATATATCTGCTGAGATTGCAGAGTGGCAAAGAGAAACAGGTAGCTAAAATCCTGATGATGAAATAATAGAATAATTTTATTTAAGGGAGTAAACAATGATGATCAAATATTTCTTGATAATTATGCTTATATCTCTGTATAGCCTTTGTCTGGGGCAAATTCAATTCGATTATCAATTTTCTATTCCAAGAATTATAAATGGAGCTCGATTAACTGATCTCTGGCTGACAGATTATGATGAGAATGGTATTGATGAAATCTGTACAACTTATTATGATTATGATGATTTAGATAACTGGTGTTTAGTGGAATACAATCAGGAGGGGGATAGCACATCAGTATTATGGCGACCATCTTTGGAGTCACAGCAGTTTAGAAGATGTTTCACATTCAAATCAGAGAATACCGTTTATCGGATAGAATTTTATGATCTATACATTGATGAAATACTTTATTGCCTGATGGATATCTATGATAATGAAACCAATACTTTAATAGATACTGAGCAAAGGGAGATAGGGTGGTCACTTTACAGTTATT encodes:
- a CDS encoding HAD family phosphatase, which codes for MDFGAVIFDLDGTLIDSMGIWRDVDMEYLEKRGIEPTPDLFADVPEGNSFSEYAHYVKNRFSLPDSIETICAEWTTMVKDHYEHHIGLRPGVLELLKYLISRNILMAVGTSNSMELTKSVLKNNQVYDYFKIVISGDTHLRGKPFPDIFCEAAKELGFSPSEVIVIEDTLVGVMSAKAAGMKVIAIKDADSIKDWQKIKHEADHVVNNFTEILLYLQGSER
- a CDS encoding CRTAC1 family protein is translated as MMKKSTIFFIVLILITGVCQGMSLHKPVPPEIRYQKWKNDFENAGRDSVTVSFRIQSEARKILKKSEEPDERYYAILGLQLAEADTSETNPLMQEIIRNFPASKACFEFAQTEFYDLIYPVWNDDHEKIIIIEELLLKYPSTPWRRTMYQYLCYSLANVGDSEMLKQYLQDWREAFPWDYLPWYVSAANYQLMEEESASSLQFAQKAYQLSLSAIKPQFFPEQEWLLEKRSAKILAAYSLSNIYIEYQNYTIADSILTDAIENNQLGIDDETTTCRLHYALAKSYADRNLNDKAVIQCCEALNEGDSRNRYSPMADSLLLNLTENKSTLQTSRKQTQYQDVTFTDATAKMGLENVSGNRIAWGDFNNDGWEDFLLSGSRLFQNQKGKKFIDVTKDVFAEKVTFGGALWGDVDNDGDLDIITKDPENIWINTDQHFYRFQRPSDFVDNEVSSEGMAVADLNQDGYLDIYLANYEGNNEFFTDQLFYGFGNGSFNETTYKAGAIAAKDKALAGRGVNIGDFNNDRLPDIFVSNYRLNPNLMFVNQGNGTFKEKAEYLGIAGEEIEDWWGHTIGSEWGDIDNDGDFDLITCNLAHPRYIDFSNKTKLYINSGYPDFTFQDIRADAGIRYEETNSEPAFGDLDNDGYLDLYITDVYEGRRSFLYMSNGDYTFRDVTWFSGTRHFNGWGVAYCDYDKDGDLDMLVAGGNIQLFRNDTKNENNWLQIGIQPERGKNIIGTRITISGRDLILTREIQGGKGTTNQHSLIQHFGLGNRKSGLTLTVEFPSGRIMETIIKDINCRYTIKEGK
- a CDS encoding T9SS type A sorting domain-containing protein; translated protein: MKLYILIIVLFVSSLLFAQIRWVEDCQLTESRYEFWRDSVNGTEVSYYCWAEECDTGYQIKVQGVDINQEYVWSEPVIQNAGPEFPDEAILTLDNADNIYLYWYDNAHPDSLISKYVQKISNTGELMWGDAGQQIDLDSYNNVDILSDNAGGLYIQLHSKFWHIDETGTIIADWEDGLELGQHMGFASVVTDSGSLAILKKVDDVELPGRYFQIVDGDGIELYPGDGLYCGEYSYGYADLFGIDDEFMLAWVNNDTIFCNKLLSNGEFLYSEPQILGEAGDGEHYYDILNQGEYYYLCLNNDDQNTIRVDKYDDTWQLSATGSELTYIYNMRYVQVKPDGNILLLVLDPEYLENLILVEYNESGELISPEIGWLEIMNNYQNYSIRGDQQGNCYIIDTVLDENDQEGFSVQILNNDSELVFADNGLLFCQNKYIYPMESQIILLENKTAIFWIEATNYSSRIMIQYVDDEGNTLLPDDGLQLLYNNDYQSYFEYIYGDEVSIMVKETGRAGWLDDEYTHFHNIKLDEEPWLEWGETGLNWEGAEISGDLHALRHNEDSILFYWQNRHEQTRAQLIEDGEFMLPEDYSLGIDYGTILSITDNYCTYSHGSDILLTRWDDDFEPVWDTPVWLTGVGYYDGASYEYIQGENLVKYWVSYEGSQMQEYSWRIKKQIISSDGEKLLGVYAPMMLDNGDVKIRDFFQVEEPEQIGVVCGNEYELLLKYMSMSGELISDEYITFDELEGRAFTDIYTQQSMLFIKTQFNEDRSTMSGICVYDLEGNSIDGLPGAEFGIPSEYFFDLRSDDNGIYYCWRTLHLQEEYYIQDGGYDAYAQMINLPNNGNTNEQLPSVNSGLIIYPNPFNPEVNICWQLTEINDESSLSIFNIKGQKVREYNVNTKAGQITWDGKDASQQQCASGIYLLRLQSGKEKQVAKILMMK
- a CDS encoding MFS transporter; the encoded protein is MKLTQQERYAFTMILLAVFFRGFVSASYQFQEIVAKKALNAADWQVTLLVMIWPLSNLLSIWWGKLMERSASISRYYYIMGFCGRLVLIFMFWVHNWWSYLLIMLIFFGFNSMQSPAQSTLYRYGFGLKNRGRLFGIAASVENAVVVVFAWLAGYLLDINEDWFRHIFALIGIFGLLSSLFFAQTKITKQVPANLKPINLNEFLLGPIRRSIEVLKDNPLFRRFEINYFIYGLAFMMILPVIPKFMVDAVGMNYSQMFISKSVIAKLGILFLAPLAGKLSDLINPGKFAGISYFALALYPLALFVTSFYTSWIYAPYLVMFAFLFNGIAMAGIYVSWNIGSIYFAGPEEAPMFQSVHVTLTGVRAIFGPLIGFIVMKVFNYQAVFILAAFTFVTAAVFSLKLGRVIDSLSLANPQED
- a CDS encoding NUDIX hydrolase; the protein is MKYKIKSKKLLIDEYFKVEKVNVEFDQHYSDQQVEVQRFNLIRGYAVAPLIYHREKKAFIMVRQFRYSTAEAGHPWLMEIPAGLVEKDEDPMVAVKRETIEETGYKVDQFEEISRFFVAPGCTDEQIILYYAEVTESDRISAGGGVPEENEDIKLIFMPVEDIRSSIDQGKILDAKAIIAFYWFLQHKM